A segment of the Syntrophus gentianae genome:
CAGGGAAGGAAGTATAAAGGCTATCAAGATCGGTCCCAGGGCAATCCGTGTTTCCTGGAACTCACTTCAGGAATTCATTGCTGCCGGACTCATTGATCCTGAGGATTATTTCGCACCCGACGACCCGGATCCGGAATTATCATCGAACATTAAAACTTTATATTCAAACTGGATGAAGCGCTAAAGGAGTAATAAATAATTAAGCTTAGATTTCAATGCGTATTCCGGGCCATTCCGCCACCCGATTCCGTTTGAAAACGCCACCTGATTCCGTTTCATTCCGCCA
Coding sequences within it:
- a CDS encoding helix-turn-helix transcriptional regulator translates to MKEKETDRFISVQAVADKLSCTEHHVYYLIREGSIKAIKIGPRAIRVSWNSLQEFIAAGLIDPEDYFAPDDPDPELSSNIKTLYSNWMKR